In Candidatus Nitrosarchaeum limnium SFB1, the following proteins share a genomic window:
- a CDS encoding hypothetical protein (hypothetical protein Nmar_0411), whose protein sequence is MLFDLLSDIVKIDDVLLIIKNNVAVSETRSNSLSIRQKEKWITIGDNDGPSHMHINSELITYAEFIEEQKPDRISFSIRFYDQNQERVIGAFFTKMYDLNNHLVIGRKKIYDDLNQKYGSKIKF, encoded by the coding sequence TTGCTTTTTGATCTTTTATCTGATATTGTAAAAATCGATGATGTTTTGTTGATTATCAAAAACAATGTTGCAGTATCTGAGACTCGAAGTAACTCATTATCTATCAGGCAGAAAGAAAAATGGATTACTATAGGTGATAATGATGGGCCATCTCACATGCACATTAATTCTGAATTGATAACATATGCAGAGTTTATTGAGGAACAAAAACCCGACCGTATCAGCTTTAGTATACGCTTCTATGATCAAAATCAAGAACGTGTTATTGGTGCATTTTTTACAAAAATGTATGACCTGAACAATCATCTAGTTATCGGGCGAAAGAAAATCTATGATGATTTAAATCAAAAATATGGTTCTAAGATTAAATTTTAA
- a CDS encoding hypothetical protein (hypothetical protein Nmar_0410), whose translation MESGKQCVNPPEFVVSIVVEKDEYMVGVTCSNHKQIVSGKIQSLQNEEKIPHGKISFSPLKAVGTDCIHGDQDDFVQLDIKSPKN comes from the coding sequence ATGGAGAGTGGAAAACAATGCGTAAACCCACCAGAATTTGTAGTATCAATTGTGGTTGAAAAAGACGAATATATGGTTGGAGTGACTTGCTCAAATCACAAACAAATTGTTTCAGGTAAAATTCAATCTCTTCAAAATGAAGAAAAAATTCCTCATGGAAAAATTAGTTTTTCACCGTTAAAAGCAGTTGGTACTGATTGCATACATGGTGATCAGGATGATTTTGTTCAATTAGATATAAAATCACCTAAAAATTGA
- a CDS encoding TATA-box binding protein (TBP), component of TFIID and TFIIIB, whose product MSSINLGGRVNLEQAARTLPRSMYEPEQFPGLIHRMLDPKTVILIFSSGKLVCVGAKLEKDVHRSVNQIHSLLEEKKLMIYN is encoded by the coding sequence GTGTCATCAATTAATCTTGGGGGCAGAGTTAATTTGGAGCAAGCTGCAAGAACACTTCCAAGAAGTATGTATGAACCAGAACAATTCCCGGGATTAATTCATAGAATGCTTGATCCTAAAACAGTAATTCTAATTTTTTCATCAGGTAAATTAGTTTGTGTTGGCGCTAAACTTGAAAAAGATGTACATCGCTCAGTTAATCAAATTCATAGTTTACTAGAAGAAAAAAAATTGATGATCTATAATTAA
- a CDS encoding hypothetical protein (hypothetical protein Nmar_0902) — translation MSIHQIKNMEIKSEKSIAEYLKKLPDEVIIKYYLDVEYSPFPVLVIEEYTRRFKRKTKDEIIKGLKLQANLARRKTIELGKMARNNKLVNDVTIQKSEEIVKQAKKKGYIISEKIVKKGNTLGNKLKKTTKSGIKSGIKAGQNIKMSPHSKLQLLEKLDGLQKAGIITKKEFLEKKKKILAKI, via the coding sequence ATGAGCATACATCAAATCAAGAACATGGAGATAAAATCAGAAAAATCAATTGCAGAATATCTAAAAAAATTACCAGATGAGGTCATCATAAAATATTATCTAGATGTGGAGTATAGTCCGTTTCCCGTTTTAGTCATTGAAGAATACACCAGACGGTTCAAACGAAAAACTAAAGATGAAATTATCAAGGGCTTAAAATTGCAGGCAAATCTTGCTCGCAGAAAGACAATAGAGCTAGGCAAGATGGCCAGAAACAACAAACTAGTAAATGATGTGACAATACAAAAATCTGAAGAGATAGTCAAGCAGGCAAAAAAGAAAGGATATATCATAAGTGAAAAGATTGTCAAAAAAGGCAATACACTTGGAAACAAATTAAAAAAGACTACTAAATCAGGCATCAAGAGCGGCATAAAGGCAGGACAAAATATCAAAATGTCACCACACAGTAAATTGCAGTTATTAGAAAAACTAGATGGATTGCAAAAAGCGGGAATTATTACAAAAAAAGAATTTTTAGAAAAAAAGAAAAAGATTCTTGCAAAAATTTAG
- a CDS encoding hypothetical protein (hypothetical protein Nmar_0407) codes for MKNTNQLVFVEGSSISIVTEKSDFKKGEEIKITLINSGTSPITFTDSSYGLKISGLFGIKMYSPIVSQGVTTLNPKEQIVFVWDQMKNDNVPVLEGLYKISSDGIDSNGKIVEKSITINIWK; via the coding sequence ATGAAAAATACAAATCAACTTGTATTTGTTGAAGGTTCTTCTATCTCGATTGTAACTGAAAAATCTGATTTTAAGAAAGGTGAAGAAATTAAAATAACTCTAATAAATTCTGGAACATCACCAATTACATTTACCGACTCTTCATACGGATTAAAGATAAGTGGATTATTTGGAATTAAGATGTATTCTCCTATTGTATCTCAAGGAGTTACGACTTTGAATCCAAAAGAACAAATTGTATTTGTTTGGGATCAAATGAAAAATGATAATGTCCCTGTTTTAGAAGGACTTTACAAAATAAGCTCAGATGGAATTGATTCTAATGGAAAAATTGTAGAAAAATCTATTACTATTAACATTTGGAAGTAA
- a CDS encoding pseudouridylate synthase subunit TruB, with protein MTLKQLQNLIVIDQDITDDAYGTYYDKRTLEQLLDYGLIILDKPPGPTSHETVAWTKRILKIPKIGHSGTLDPQVSGVLPLGLGEATKALGVLLYGPKEYHALGRFHSLPSKEKLEEVLDLFRGEIFQKPPQRSAVLRQTRTRTIYELEVLEQKERLLLARVLCEAGTYIRKLFYDMGEILGPGATMIELRRTRVDQFYESDGLVTLHELANAYALWKEKNDETKLLSMIKPIEYALSELKSVVIRDSAVDALCHGAQLAIPGILQISPDLKKGDIVAIYTQKGEAIALAESMMSGEEIRDATKGYAFETNRIIMAPNTYPKKWRSKTPPKD; from the coding sequence ATGACACTAAAACAATTGCAGAATTTGATTGTAATTGATCAAGATATCACTGATGATGCATATGGAACATATTATGATAAAAGAACTCTGGAGCAATTACTTGATTATGGTTTAATCATTTTAGATAAACCTCCTGGCCCAACCAGTCATGAAACTGTAGCATGGACGAAAAGAATCCTCAAGATTCCAAAGATTGGTCATAGTGGAACCCTTGATCCTCAAGTTTCAGGAGTATTGCCTTTAGGTCTTGGAGAAGCAACAAAGGCTCTGGGAGTATTACTTTATGGTCCAAAAGAATATCATGCACTTGGACGATTTCACTCTCTTCCTTCAAAAGAAAAACTAGAAGAAGTATTAGATCTTTTTCGTGGAGAGATTTTCCAAAAACCACCACAACGCTCTGCAGTTTTAAGACAAACTAGAACCAGAACAATCTATGAATTAGAAGTATTAGAACAAAAAGAAAGACTACTTTTAGCTCGTGTTTTATGTGAAGCTGGAACATACATTAGAAAATTATTTTATGATATGGGTGAGATTCTTGGTCCTGGGGCAACTATGATTGAACTACGGAGAACTAGAGTTGATCAATTCTATGAATCAGATGGTTTGGTGACCTTGCATGAGCTTGCAAATGCATATGCACTTTGGAAAGAAAAAAATGATGAGACCAAACTTCTCTCAATGATAAAACCAATTGAATATGCACTTAGCGAATTAAAATCTGTAGTAATTCGTGATTCAGCTGTAGATGCATTATGTCACGGAGCTCAGCTTGCAATTCCAGGAATATTACAAATTTCACCTGATCTGAAAAAAGGTGACATTGTAGCAATATATACTCAAAAAGGAGAAGCAATAGCATTAGCAGAATCTATGATGTCTGGGGAGGAAATTCGTGATGCTACCAAAGGTTATGCCTTTGAAACAAATAGGATCATTATGGCTCCAAATACCTATCCTAAGAAATGGAGATCAAAAACGCCTCCAAAGGATTAA
- a CDS encoding cytidylate kinase — MTKSIVISGPPAVGKTTVAKGLAKEFNLTYLSGGDILKELAKEQGFDVTGDDWWDTESGMKFLNQRETHSEFDKKVDDKLIQLYNKGGMVITSYTLPWLVDNGIKIWLSGSHDSSSKRMQTRDNMTSQEAYQITKIRYDKNRALYKKLYNFDFGSDTSVFDKIIDTDNLNATQVINIAKETVRELS, encoded by the coding sequence TTGACCAAATCCATTGTAATTTCTGGTCCTCCAGCTGTAGGAAAAACAACTGTTGCCAAAGGATTAGCAAAAGAATTTAATTTAACATATCTTAGTGGTGGTGACATTCTAAAAGAGCTGGCAAAAGAGCAGGGATTTGATGTAACAGGTGATGATTGGTGGGATACTGAAAGTGGAATGAAATTTCTTAATCAAAGAGAGACTCATTCTGAATTTGATAAGAAAGTTGATGACAAATTAATCCAACTTTATAATAAAGGTGGAATGGTAATCACAAGTTACACACTTCCATGGTTAGTTGATAATGGCATCAAAATCTGGCTTTCAGGTTCCCATGATAGCAGCTCAAAGAGAATGCAGACTAGAGACAATATGACTTCTCAAGAAGCATATCAAATTACAAAAATTAGATATGATAAAAATCGAGCACTTTACAAAAAATTATATAATTTTGATTTTGGAAGTGATACTTCAGTATTTGATAAGATTATTGATACTGACAATCTTAATGCAACTCAAGTAATTAATATTGCAAAAGAAACTGTTAGGGAATTATCATGA
- a CDS encoding membrane protein-like protein, which yields MAFESVLLFLNSVFLESHDGIFGFLGGGTHAMGSEDPIVKGVVLTAFAVTGFGILLNLFNAAVRKKMVDRTKLARIMKETRSWQKERMSAMRSKDQAKINELNKKSSYMNKMSMEMMQMNMRPMMITFVPLILIFYLVLPVLFSHIVALSPVSLDIIPGNFFHLTCTAEQAADPNDVCPAKNALYLWAWYFLSSIAFSGIIMKVTKTSMDLS from the coding sequence ATGGCTTTTGAATCTGTTTTATTATTTTTGAATTCTGTTTTTCTTGAAAGTCATGACGGAATTTTTGGATTTCTTGGTGGCGGAACACATGCAATGGGAAGTGAAGATCCTATTGTAAAAGGTGTAGTCTTAACGGCATTCGCTGTTACTGGTTTTGGTATTTTACTTAATCTCTTTAATGCTGCAGTTAGAAAGAAAATGGTTGATAGAACAAAATTAGCACGAATTATGAAAGAGACACGTTCTTGGCAAAAAGAAAGAATGTCTGCAATGAGATCAAAAGATCAAGCCAAGATAAATGAATTAAACAAAAAATCGTCCTACATGAACAAAATGTCAATGGAGATGATGCAGATGAACATGCGACCAATGATGATTACATTTGTTCCGCTAATTCTAATTTTTTATCTTGTATTGCCTGTATTGTTTTCACATATTGTGGCTCTATCTCCTGTTTCTCTTGACATAATTCCTGGTAACTTCTTCCATCTTACTTGTACTGCAGAACAAGCAGCAGATCCAAATGATGTATGTCCTGCAAAAAATGCTCTATATCTTTGGGCCTGGTATTTCCTGTCATCCATTGCATTTAGTGGCATTATAATGAAAGTAACCAAAACCTCAATGGATCTTAGTTGA
- a CDS encoding adenylate kinase, with the protein MLYLVESRKVVVVGIPGVGKTSLLKRIVEILKEQNKTVSVNSFGSVMFEIAKSKGINDRDELRKLPVSEQKNLQKIAAEKLANLTDDVVIIDTHVFINSPEGYYPGLPEHVLAILKPSNFVSVSAKPEEIYNRRMKDDTRNRDNVSIDNIKKELDVQSGMISACAVISGSPVKHVLNREGMIDEVAEKIIKVIGL; encoded by the coding sequence GTGCTTTACTTGGTAGAAAGTAGAAAAGTTGTAGTGGTAGGAATACCTGGTGTTGGTAAAACTTCCTTATTGAAAAGAATTGTTGAAATCCTAAAAGAACAAAACAAAACTGTAAGTGTTAATAGTTTTGGTAGCGTGATGTTTGAAATTGCAAAATCAAAAGGAATCAATGATAGAGATGAGCTTCGAAAACTACCTGTTTCTGAACAAAAAAATCTTCAAAAAATTGCCGCAGAAAAACTTGCAAATCTAACTGATGATGTGGTCATTATTGATACTCATGTCTTTATCAATTCACCTGAAGGGTACTATCCTGGATTACCTGAACATGTTTTGGCAATTCTCAAGCCTTCAAACTTTGTATCAGTTTCTGCAAAACCCGAAGAAATTTACAACAGAAGAATGAAAGATGATACTAGAAACCGTGATAATGTCTCAATTGATAATATTAAAAAAGAGTTAGATGTACAATCTGGTATGATTTCAGCTTGTGCAGTAATTTCTGGTTCTCCAGTAAAACATGTACTAAACCGAGAAGGAATGATTGACGAAGTGGCTGAAAAAATAATTAAGGTAATAGGGTTGTAA
- a CDS encoding preprotein translocase, SecY subunit, whose translation MAEGSITSFIRKVVFKAEPYLPQVPKPKKKISLQTKLIWSGVVLLIYMVMGQTPLFGATAPEFDFLQFARVIFASAQGTLVELGIGPIVTAGLLMQLLRGSEILKFDFKKPEERGVFQTATKLVTYVVIIAESIVYATAVYGHNVAEPWHLYVMIGQLMGASIIIMFMDELVQKGWGLGSGISLFIMAGVAQQILWSLFSPLPAGDGGTIGIVPYIAESVASGDLANVFFRANQLPSIFGFLLTAGVLLILVFTQGMKIEIPIVSTKYRGFSAVYPIKLIYVSNIPVILASALTANAVFIGQMFWANFNPRNNNAFMNILGQFDPTSPSTPIGGLIYYITPPRGIAIAALDPGRAIGYILFMVGIVVVFGRLWVELGGLSPKSAAQNLLDADVQVPGFRRSNAPVEALLNKYIPSVTIIGSIILGLLAGVSDVLGVFGSGIGILLMVDILINYYSQLVKEQVEVVMPRLGALLGRK comes from the coding sequence ATGGCTGAGGGTAGTATCACTAGTTTTATTAGAAAAGTTGTTTTCAAAGCAGAACCTTATCTCCCTCAAGTCCCAAAACCCAAAAAAAAGATATCCCTCCAAACTAAATTAATTTGGTCTGGTGTTGTACTATTAATTTACATGGTAATGGGTCAGACTCCATTATTTGGAGCAACTGCACCTGAATTTGACTTCCTACAATTTGCTAGAGTAATTTTTGCATCTGCTCAAGGAACACTAGTGGAATTAGGAATTGGACCTATTGTAACTGCAGGTCTGCTGATGCAATTGCTCAGAGGTTCGGAGATTCTAAAGTTTGATTTCAAAAAACCTGAAGAGAGAGGAGTTTTTCAAACTGCTACTAAACTAGTAACATATGTTGTAATTATTGCTGAATCTATTGTATATGCTACTGCCGTTTATGGTCATAACGTAGCAGAACCCTGGCATCTGTATGTAATGATTGGTCAATTAATGGGGGCATCTATTATTATCATGTTTATGGACGAACTAGTCCAGAAAGGCTGGGGCCTTGGTAGTGGAATCAGTTTATTCATTATGGCCGGCGTAGCTCAACAAATTCTATGGAGTCTCTTTAGCCCATTACCTGCTGGAGACGGCGGTACAATTGGTATCGTTCCATATATTGCCGAGTCAGTAGCTAGTGGAGATTTAGCTAATGTATTCTTCCGTGCAAACCAACTACCTAGCATCTTTGGGTTCTTGTTGACTGCGGGTGTTTTGTTGATACTTGTGTTTACTCAAGGAATGAAAATTGAGATTCCAATCGTTTCTACAAAATACAGGGGATTCTCAGCAGTATATCCAATTAAACTAATCTACGTCTCAAACATTCCGGTAATTTTAGCATCTGCTCTTACTGCAAACGCAGTGTTTATTGGTCAGATGTTTTGGGCAAACTTTAACCCGCGAAATAATAATGCGTTTATGAATATTTTAGGTCAGTTTGATCCTACTAGTCCTTCCACCCCAATTGGTGGATTAATTTACTATATCACTCCTCCAAGAGGAATTGCCATTGCAGCTTTAGATCCTGGTAGAGCAATTGGTTACATTCTGTTTATGGTTGGAATTGTAGTTGTGTTTGGGCGATTATGGGTTGAGCTTGGAGGTTTATCTCCAAAGAGTGCCGCTCAGAACTTACTTGATGCTGATGTACAAGTTCCAGGATTTAGAAGATCTAATGCACCTGTAGAAGCATTGCTAAACAAATACATTCCATCTGTTACAATCATTGGTTCAATAATTTTGGGTTTGCTTGCTGGCGTATCTGATGTGTTGGGAGTCTTTGGTTCAGGTATTGGAATTTTACTGATGGTAGACATTCTCATCAACTATTACAGTCAACTAGTCAAAGAACAAGTAGAAGTTGTAATGCCACGTCTTGGTGCTTTACTTGGTAGAAAGTAG
- a CDS encoding ribosomal protein L15, with product MATRLRKTRRLRGGRHMGWGQVGQHRASGHKGGLGIAGLHKYHFSTLLKEMPDHFGHDSTHPPHPIITRKWASVRDLDDLFAKLGKEEGGKKVIDLITAGYDKLLGGGKVSKPYTVKVPRFTATAEEKIKSAGGEVLATNG from the coding sequence ATGGCTACAAGATTAAGAAAAACTCGCAGACTTAGAGGTGGAAGACACATGGGATGGGGACAAGTAGGTCAACACCGTGCAAGTGGTCATAAAGGCGGTCTTGGAATTGCCGGTTTACACAAGTATCATTTTAGCACACTGCTAAAAGAAATGCCAGATCATTTTGGACATGATTCTACTCATCCACCTCACCCAATCATTACAAGAAAATGGGCCAGCGTCCGTGATCTTGATGATTTGTTTGCAAAATTAGGTAAAGAAGAAGGAGGAAAAAAAGTCATAGACCTCATAACTGCAGGATATGATAAGCTCCTTGGTGGCGGTAAAGTGTCAAAACCATACACCGTCAAAGTACCACGATTTACAGCAACAGCAGAAGAGAAAATAAAATCAGCAGGGGGAGAGGTGTTAGCTACTAATGGCTGA
- a CDS encoding 50S ribosomal protein L30P, producing the protein MAKAYLVVRIKGKADCPYWATTTMTLLKLDKKYRAVILPAKDNTLGMLNKVKHYVTWSELDTSLAKELVDKKARKEGYQKVTAADLKELGYDSTDALATALAEGKATLSKLKPLKPWFALAPPRHGFKRSTKKLYGQKGVLGQNKDLGILVRNMI; encoded by the coding sequence ATGGCAAAAGCGTATCTTGTAGTCAGAATTAAAGGAAAAGCAGATTGTCCTTACTGGGCTACTACTACTATGACTTTGCTAAAATTAGATAAAAAATATCGTGCTGTAATATTGCCAGCAAAGGATAACACATTAGGAATGCTAAACAAAGTAAAACACTATGTTACATGGTCTGAACTAGATACTAGTTTGGCAAAAGAACTAGTTGATAAAAAAGCAAGAAAAGAAGGTTATCAAAAAGTTACAGCAGCTGATCTTAAAGAACTTGGATATGATAGTACTGATGCACTTGCAACTGCACTAGCAGAAGGAAAAGCAACTCTCTCTAAACTAAAGCCTCTAAAACCTTGGTTTGCATTAGCACCACCAAGACATGGATTCAAACGAAGCACCAAAAAACTATATGGACAAAAGGGTGTACTGGGACAAAACAAAGACCTCGGAATATTGGTAAGGAATATGATTTAA
- a CDS encoding 30S ribosomal protein S5P: MSQTTQTKPAGKGGPGGRGGSGGRGGPGGRGPPTYGGGKPGGQTRRPRREQEEEVWVPKTILGKKVAAGEINSIEEIIQDGLRIQEAGIIKKLLPDLKSEVVDVGIIQKMTSNGQSTRFKAIVATGNQNGYLGIGQGKSKQMRIAIEKATNQALLNVSPIKLGCGSWECRCDQKHSVPFKIRGKGGSVTIEIIPAPRGLGLVAGGKIKRLLELAGLKDAWTTAKGATPTMNSTSKAILDCLKQTFSQG, from the coding sequence ATGAGTCAAACAACACAAACTAAACCTGCTGGTAAAGGTGGACCAGGCGGCAGAGGCGGTTCTGGTGGAAGAGGTGGACCAGGCGGTAGGGGCCCTCCAACTTATGGTGGTGGTAAACCAGGTGGACAAACTAGAAGACCACGAAGAGAACAAGAGGAAGAAGTCTGGGTTCCAAAAACAATTTTAGGAAAAAAAGTTGCAGCAGGTGAAATTAATTCTATTGAAGAAATCATTCAAGATGGTTTACGAATTCAAGAAGCTGGTATCATAAAGAAATTACTTCCTGATTTGAAAAGTGAAGTAGTTGATGTTGGTATTATTCAAAAAATGACTTCAAACGGACAATCAACTCGATTCAAAGCAATTGTTGCAACAGGTAATCAAAACGGATACCTTGGAATTGGTCAAGGTAAATCAAAACAAATGAGAATTGCAATTGAAAAAGCAACAAACCAAGCGCTTCTAAATGTCAGTCCAATCAAACTGGGGTGTGGCAGTTGGGAATGCCGATGTGATCAAAAACATTCTGTTCCTTTCAAAATTAGAGGAAAAGGTGGAAGTGTTACAATTGAAATTATTCCAGCTCCTCGTGGATTAGGTTTGGTAGCTGGAGGTAAAATTAAACGATTATTGGAATTAGCTGGTCTCAAAGATGCTTGGACTACTGCAAAAGGTGCAACACCTACAATGAACTCTACTTCCAAAGCTATATTGGATTGTCTGAAACAGACATTTAGTCAGGGATGA
- a CDS encoding 50S ribosomal protein L18P: MAYSNILRRLREEKTNYRKRGTLLSGRRDFITVNITNENTQVQILKPGMTGDKVIASAHSTYLIKKGWKGSRKSVPAAYLTGYLAGKKAIGNGAKDAVLYTGTRRYTQRMAAALKGVVDAGLKVPADPETFPSEDRIKGDHLTVKNDTTKIKSAIDSEVK, translated from the coding sequence ATGGCCTATTCAAACATCCTTAGAAGATTACGTGAGGAAAAAACTAATTACAGAAAACGTGGTACTTTGTTATCCGGCAGACGTGATTTTATCACTGTAAATATTACTAATGAAAATACTCAAGTCCAAATTTTAAAGCCTGGCATGACTGGCGATAAAGTCATAGCATCTGCTCATTCTACTTATTTGATTAAAAAAGGTTGGAAGGGATCTAGAAAAAGTGTACCTGCAGCATATCTTACTGGTTATCTTGCAGGAAAAAAAGCAATTGGTAATGGTGCAAAAGATGCAGTATTGTATACTGGAACTAGAAGATACACGCAAAGAATGGCAGCAGCCCTAAAAGGAGTTGTTGATGCAGGCCTCAAAGTTCCAGCTGATCCTGAAACTTTTCCATCCGAAGATAGAATCAAAGGAGATCATCTGACAGTAAAAAATGACACTACAAAAATTAAATCTGCTATTGACAGTGAGGTTAAGTAG
- a CDS encoding ornithine carbamoyltransferase — protein MKLKTKDLLTLAELTPKEFTGLIDYSIKLKKELKSGNKPLLKNKTLTMIFQKPSTRTRVSFEVAMYQLGGHAVNLSSNEMQLSRGESIEDTAKTLSRYTNCIMARVYDHSLLEKLSQSSSIPVINGLSDSFHPCQIMADFMTIKEKKGSLKGLKIAWIGDGNNVCNSMIYGCSLSGVSISIATPKGFEPDAKVIAESKKSTSIELTSDPLIAIKNADVVITDTFTSIHTNDPKRIKKFLPKFQVNEKLLSHAKKNAIFMHCLPAKRDHEVTSSVIDGPQSVVWDEAENRLHTQKALLSSIIRA, from the coding sequence ATGAAACTAAAAACAAAAGATTTACTCACTTTAGCGGAATTAACCCCCAAAGAATTTACTGGACTAATTGATTATTCAATCAAATTAAAAAAAGAATTAAAGTCTGGAAACAAACCCTTGTTGAAAAATAAAACACTGACGATGATTTTTCAAAAGCCATCGACTCGAACTCGCGTAAGCTTTGAAGTTGCAATGTATCAACTTGGTGGACATGCAGTAAATCTCTCATCAAATGAAATGCAGTTATCTCGTGGAGAATCAATTGAAGACACCGCAAAAACTTTGTCACGATACACCAACTGCATTATGGCACGAGTTTATGATCATAGTTTACTTGAAAAATTATCCCAGTCCTCTTCAATACCTGTGATTAATGGACTCTCTGATTCATTTCATCCCTGTCAGATAATGGCAGATTTTATGACAATAAAAGAGAAAAAAGGAAGTCTCAAAGGACTAAAGATTGCATGGATAGGTGATGGAAATAACGTATGCAATTCAATGATTTACGGATGTTCTTTATCTGGAGTTTCGATATCAATTGCAACTCCAAAGGGATTTGAACCTGATGCCAAAGTAATCGCAGAATCTAAAAAATCAACTAGTATAGAACTAACCTCCGATCCATTAATTGCAATCAAAAATGCCGATGTTGTCATCACTGATACATTCACATCAATTCACACAAATGATCCAAAACGAATTAAAAAATTCCTACCAAAATTTCAAGTCAACGAAAAATTATTGAGTCATGCCAAAAAAAATGCAATTTTTATGCATTGTCTTCCAGCAAAAAGAGATCATGAAGTTACATCATCTGTTATTGATGGTCCTCAATCAGTTGTATGGGATGAGGCAGAAAATAGACTCCATACTCAAAAGGCTCTACTATCTTCCATAATTCGCGCTTAA